Below is a window of Mucilaginibacter sp. PAMC 26640 DNA.
TATTAATTGGTTTGGTAGCAGCATTCGTGATTGTCTCGGCGGATTGGAAGGTGACCTACTATTATCTGATCGGATTTCAAATACTCACCCTGCTGATCTGTTTGCTGGCGCTGCGGGGAACATCGGGTCATAAGCCCTATCCTTTGTTCCAGATCGACTGGTCCGGATTTATATTATTTACCTGCACTTCTGTGGGGTTCGCCTATACCATGATCTATGGCTCTAAATACTACTGGTTTTCAGACCCGCGGATATTTTCCAGTACCCTGATCACATTGTGCGGCGCACTGCTGTTTTTCTACAGGCAATCTATCGTTAAACGACCGTTGATCCATGTCAAAGCGTTCAAATACTCCAACTTTTTAATCGGGCTTTGCCTGCTGGCTGTTTACTATGGCAGCAAGGACAGTATTAACCTGATCTATAATTACGCCGGAGGGATTTTGAAATGGAGCACCATGCAGGTTATCGCTTTAGGATTATGCAATGTAGGAGGGATTGTCGTATCGCTCATCTTCTCCACCAGGCTTACCTTAGCCAAACGTCATTCGACCAAGGGCTTTTTAGTAATTGGATTCTTGCTTTTGGTAGCCTATAATCTTTGGATGTGTTTTTTAATGACACCCGACCTGGCTTTTACCGACCTGTTGTTTCCCGTTATGATGCAGGGAGCAGCATCAGGTTTTTTGTTCGTTCCCATTATTATTTTTACAGTATCCTCCTTACCTGCGGAAACAGGCACTACCGGGCTTGTGGTAGCTGCTTATGCCCGGTTCATCGCGTCCTGTAATTCAGTAGCCGGCTATTATAACCTGCAGCTGTATTTCAACCAGCACTTCAAAGAAGGTTTTTTGGGTTACCTGACTGTAGACAATGTAATTACGGCAGACCGGATCAAAGACTTTAAAGCTTTGTATACTGGTAAAGGATTTTCTGCTGATCAGGCTTCAGCATTAGCTAATGCAGCGCTTGGCCAAAGTCTTGCTCAGCAAACCCAGTTATTAACCAACCGGGCTGTATTCCTAACCATCGCAATACTACTTTTCGGTGTGGCCATGCTTATCCTGATGATACCGGCGATCAACAAAACTTTTTTACACTGGAACCGGCGCATGGTAGTGCCAACAGGGAATTTATAGCTTATTCTAAATTTAACAGGAAATAAATTAATCACATTATTCAAAACTAAATTAAATCATTATGGAAATCACAGCAGCTGTCGTTAAAGCACAAGGCAGCGAATTTGAACTGACAAAAGTAATTTTAGACCAACCCAAATCTGATGAAGTGTTGGTCAGGATCGTAGCAACCGGTATTTGTCATACCGATATGGTGGCACGCGATTTCGTCATGGGTTCTCCCAACTTTCCGGTGATCCTGGGTCATGAAGGATCGGGTGTTATCGAAAGCATCGGCGAGGATGTTCATCACCTGAACGTAGGCGACCACGTGGTACTGACCTATGGCTATTGCGGAGAATGCGAGATCTGCCGTTCCGGTACGCCGGCTTACTGCTATGAATTTTTTCCGCGGAACTTCTCGGGTGCCCGTATGGATGGTTCGCATAATCACCATTATCCGGATGGCAAGGTGCTTAATGACAATTTCTTTTCACAATCGTCTTTTGCTACCTACGCCATAGCGCATAAAAATAATGTGATTGCAGTTCCCAAAGATGCGCCATTGGAAATATTGGGCCCATTGGGTTGCGGTATCCAAACTGGTGCAGGGGCCGTTATCAACTCTCTGAAGGTTAAGATCGGCAGCTCTATTGTGATCACAGGCACCGGTGCAGTAGGATTAGCGGCATTAATGGCAGCCAAGGCGTCTTCCGCTACCGTCATCATTGCCGTTGATATCAATGAAGAAAGATTAAATTTTTCTAAAGAGTTTGGTGCAACCCATACCATTAACAGTTTAACCGAGGACGTATCGAAACGTATCCTGGAGATATTGCCCAATGGTGTGCAGTATGGCATCGATACAACCGGCAGAAACGAAGTGATCAACAATGTTTTATCCAGCCTGGCGCCATTGGGCGAAATGGTCTGTATCGGCGTGGCCCGTAAGCCGCTCGAACTGGAAACCAATATCTTTTTGACCAAAGGTTACAAGATCAGGTGGATCAACCAGGGCGACAGTGTCCCGCAGGAATTTATTCCTAAACTGATCCATATGTATCAGTTAGGTCAATTCCCTTTCGACAAGCTGATCAAAACATATGCTTTCCAGGATATTAACGAGGCGGTTGAAGATTCGGAAAAAGGAAGGACGATCAAGTCTGTGCTATTGATCGGCGAATACAAACAATAGGCTGGCAATCTTATTAATCATACACAGTCACATCAATATTTGACCCAAACTAATATTTATTAGTTTGGGTCATTTCACCCTTATTCAACCATCAAACAAATAAAATCATGAGCAAAACAATAGGTATTCTTGCTGGAAGTCTGCGCAAGGAATCATTTTCAAAAAAATTAGCAAACGCTGTATTAAATATGGCACCGGAAGGATTCAAATTTAAAGTTATCTCTTTAGCTGATCTTCCGATTTATAACCAGGACTTTGATGATGACAACGAAGTTCCCCAGGCCATTGTAGCGTATAGAGAGGAGATGGCATCAGTTGACGGCGTTATATTGATAACACCGGAATATAACAGATCCGTTCCAGCTGTTTTAAAAAACGCCTTAGATGTAGGGTCAAGGCCTTATGGAAAGAGTGTTTGGGATGCAAAACCTGCTGCAGTTTTTAGCAACTCACCGGGGAATTTGTCTGCCTTTGGCGCTAATCACCATTTAAGGCAAAGCCTGGTATTTTTGAATGTACCCACCATGCAACAGCCGGAGGTTTATCTCCCGAAAGTTAATGAGCTATTTGATGATGATGGAGTAATAAAAGATGGAAGCACTAAGGACTTTTTGCAGAAGGCGGTAGATGCTTATATAATTTGGTTTCAGAAAAATAGTTAATAAATCTCAATTTTATGTTATGGAAAAAGTAGAATATAGATCGGCAGCTACGCATGCCGAACCGGGAAAAGCTCCCGCCATGAAAGTAAAATTGTTAAGTGCTGTCGAAAATGTCAGCACTTATCTAGTCAGTTTTTTTAAGGGCGATGAAGTTGTATCTGGTTTGACAGGGTTTGCTTTGGAGTACAATGTGAAAAGTGCTCATTTTCAAGGCATAGGAAGTGCGTTCAGTGTGGAGCTGGGTTGGTTTGACTTTGATCGACTGGAGTATGAAGTAATCAATGTAGGAATTGCTGAAGTAACGTCTCTTGACGGGAATATAACCTGGTATGAAGATAAACCCGTAGTTCATGCCCATACCACAGCTTCAGAAAAGGGTGGTTTCGTTAAGGGAGGTCATTTATTAGCCATGCACGTCGGACCAACCGTAGAGGTTATTGTAACGGTTGAACCGACATCGTTGCATAAAAAATTGAATCCTGAATTTAATGCAACGATGATTGATTTTGATCAATAACGCAAAAGTTGGATAATTTTAGCGTTAAAGCTGTTTTCTTACCCTGCTTAAACTTTCCGGGGTAATTCCCAGATATGAAGCAATGTAAATCAACGGTATACGCGCAGCAATTTGTGGGAAATCGCTTATGATAAGTCTGTACCGCTCTTCTGCATTCTGACTTACCGTCGAACTGAGGCGTTGCTGAAGGCTGACATACGCCCGCTGAAATAACTGCCGAAAATATCTTTCCAGCGCAGGTACTTGGTCATAAAGCAGATCGAGTTCGTGATGTGGTAACAACCAAACTTCACTATCTTCGATTGCCTCAATACTGACATTTCCAGGTACCTGCGTTATAAAGCTGAGCAAATCTGCAATCCAATGATCTTCAATGGCCAGCTGAATAACATGTTCTACACCGTCTTTATCCGTAGTGTATGATCGAAGTGCACCTTTTTCAATAAAATAGATGTATCGGCTGATATCGCCCTGAGTGAGTAAGGCCCTTCTTTTTTTAATGAACCTTTTAACAATTACCTTTTCGATCTGTTCAAAATCAGTTGCCGTAATCCGGGCATATTTATTAAAATTGTCGAAGAGGAGCGTTGAAAGCATGCGGATAAATTACACCGCAATTTAAAGACTTTTGGCTGAAATCCAATTAACCAGGTCAGCAAGTTCTTGGTCACCCACGGTGTGCACCATGTTGTATTCGTTAAAAGTGATGTTATCAGTCAGCGGTTGTAAGTAGGCAAGCGCGTCATGAGCGTAAGCTAAAGGTAGCACAGGGTCATTTTTGCCATGGGCAATAAAAATGGGCAAACTTTGAAGTTCCTCTTTTGATCTGATCAAAGGCTTAACCTCTGGCAGCAACCTGCTGCTCAAAATAAATATTCCTGCTAATTTTTTAGGGAAAGTGAGTCCGACACTATAAGACATGATCCCGCCCTGGCTGAAACCACCTAAAAAGACCTTATTTGAATCAAGATCATATTTGTCAGTCAACTGGCTGATAAATGTATTGATTACCAAACGGCTCTTTTCAGCCTGTTCTGCGTTTATTACCCGCTCTCCATTGCAGAACCCTAATTCAAACCAGGTGTATTTACCGGTCGAGATCGTATATGGTGCTCTGGCCGAAACAATAACAAAATCAGGTGGGAATCTATCAGCTAACCTGAAAAGATCTTCTTCATTACTACCGATACCATGCAATAGCAGGATCAAACCCGGCTTTTTTTCTGACGCTACTGGTTGATGTACTTTATATACGAGCATCAGCTCTTCCCCCTTCAGGGCGTTCGTTTTATTTTCCATTATATATTTTTTGAATAATATTACCCGGCCTGAAAACAGCGCATGCTTAAACTGCCAAACTGATAGCCTTCATAAATGTGTTTGATAGACTCGTTTTTGTCGATCAATCCCAGCGCATACATCAGCGGCATGTAGTGGTCATTCGTTGGGATAGACAAACGCGCAGCTGCTCCTGCTTTTTCATAATTGATTAAAGCCTCGAAACTCCGGTTTTCTAATTGATTCTTTACAAATTGGTCGAATTCCAGATTCCAATCATAAGGTTTGGCATCAATATCCCGCCAGTCGATCATTCTTAGGTTATGCACTATGTTGCCGCTGCAAAGAATGAGTACACCCTTACGGCGCAGTTCTTTAAACTGTTTGCCTAATTGATAATGGAATGCCGCTGGCTTCGAATAATCCATGCTCATTTCAAATACCGGTACATCGGCATCGGGCCAGATAAATTTCAATACTGTCCATGCTCCGTGGTCGAGGCCCATATCGTGATCTTCGATTACATCAGTAATGGAAACCATTGACTTTAATTCACGTGCCAGTTCGGGATGGCCCATTGGTTCGTACCTCACATCAAATAACTCCTTTGAGAAACCGCCAAAATCATGGATCGTGCGTGGTTTGGGATTGACGCTGACATACGTCCCAATAGTTTCCCAATGCGCTGATATAACCAATACCGCACTCGGTTTATCCATGTTTTTACCAAGTTTCGTAAGCGTTTGCGTAAAATCATTATCCCACAAAGCATTCATGGGATGGCCGTGCCCGATAAACAACATGGGCATCGTTTTTTCCCTAACCGGGAAATTTCCGGCGATGTTGGCCAGTTCCTGCAGTTTCATTTTTTTTATCCTTTAAGCAGGCATACTTTCGAAGTATGCCTGCAATATTATATTTGATTACTTGCCTAAACCAATTTGGTCAAGGTAGGCCTTGTTATCCCAGAATAAATGCTCTTCAGTCATTACACCATCTTTCCAGATGCCGATGGTTGCCATCGGGATATTGAATTTTTTGCCGGTCGGCTGGATGAATTTTCCATTGCCTACAGGCATAGGTTTTGTAAAAGTACCTTCGAAAACACCGGTAACAGCCGTAAAATTTCCAGAACCGAAGCGAATAGGGTGTTGTTTGATGCGCGTATCAGGCGCATAAACAAATAATGCTTTCATATCGTCAACATGTTTAGCCAAACCAGTTGTGATGTGACCATCCGGCCAGTATACTTTAATATCCTTACCATGGCTTTCGTGAAAGCGGGCCCATTGCTGGCCGCTGAATACGGTATAGTCTAACGTGTCAAATGTTTTTAAATGTTGTTGAACTAATTTGTCTGCTGCTGTCAGTTGTTTTAACTGTTGCTGCATCTTTGCGATTTCCTGTTTGGATTGTGCTTTTACACCTAAACCCATTGTGCTTACTATTAATAATAGTATCACGGTAGCCTTTGATAAAGTTTTCATGTTTTTGATTTTTAATTTGTTCTTTAATTAACATGACAAAGTTGGTGCTAATTGCGCTGCATCTATTTGACCTATGGTAAGAAATACGCTTGAGCTATGTTAAGATGGAGCGGCCTATCCAGAGGATCTGCCGATGGCAGAGATTGAAGGAAAACTGCTGTAACAGCTTGGTTTACCGGCTGGTTACTTCCGGATGCTCTAATTATGAACACTTTATTCCCGCGCAAGTGCTATCACAAACGCTATATATATTATCGAAATCCGAGATCAAATAAAATTCAAATTCTATGGAAGGGTGTCCGGGAATCGACAAAGTGGTAGGAAATGGCAATATGCACGATGGCAATTCTCCCGAAATCATCCGGTCGCGAATCTTTGCAGTTATCATCTGTAAAAGATTAAGTGGAGGAGATAATACGCTCATGATCCCGTCACTATCAGTTCAGCCGCAACAACCAGGTTTCCTAACCAGGCATCGCCCGGATTCAAACGAATTTACGGGTGCTGATGGAAAATAGTCTCCCTAGGAGCACTTATGAGGTTTCAATCGACAATTGAAGACTCAACTGATCGGCCCAAATTATATCGTTTGTTTTTTCCGGAATTTCATAGCCAATTGATCAATAATGAGGTACATCACCGGAACAACAAATAATGTCAGTATCATGGAACTGGTCAATCCGCCGATGATCACCCAGGCCATACCGTTCTTGATCTCCGAGCCCGCACCAGTAGCAATAGCAATGGGAAGCATGCCCAGGATCATGGCCAATGTGGTCATCAATATCGGTCGTAAGCGCTCTTTGCCCGCTTCGATCAATGCCTCTTTAGCGCTATAACCATCCAGATCTTTTAACTGATTGGTAAAGTCAACGATCAGGATGGCATTTTTGGACACCAGGCCCAATAACATGATCAGGCCAATGATCGAAAAGATATTCAGCGTTTCCATGGCAAGCGCCAACGCGAGCAAGGCACCGATTAAGGCCACTGGTATAGAGAATAACACGACAAAGGGATAGATTACGCTTTCATAGAGCGCGACCATAATGAGATAAACCAGGACAATGCCGATAATGAGTGCAAGGCCCAGGCTGCCAAAAGCATCTGCCTGATTTTTAACATCACCAAGATATTCCACCGTAATTCCTTCGGGAAGTTTGATCTTTGCCGCCTTCAATTTGATCTCACTGGCAACTGTGCCCGTTGGACGTCCGGCAACATTGGCGTTAACCGTGATCGAACCCATCCGGTCGCTTCGCTGTAATACACTTTCCCCCAGCCCGTCTGAGACTTCTGCAAATTGGCTCAGCACAAAGGCTTTGCCGTCACTATTGATAAAAGGGAGGTTGCGCACGTCGTTGATATTAGACCGGTCATTACGGTCCAGACTGATCAGTATGTCATATTCATTTCCTGACTGTTTGAACTTGCCTTGACTGTTGCCACTAAAGGCATTTTGAAGGGAGCCTCCGACCTGGCTCGCATTGATGCCCAGCAAGGTCATTTTATCCCGGTTCAGCTTCACGTCCACCTGCGGCTTTTGGTCTTTTACCGACAGCTGCACAAACTTGGTTCCCGGTATAGCAGTTACCAGGCTTCGATAGCGTTCCGCCACGCTGCGAACAGCCTGTCGGTCCACCCCTTTAATTGCGATCTGTATAGGCGCGGAACTGGCGTTGCCGGTGATAGACGTCGATGATGCTGTTATTTTAACACCTGGAATTGCAGCACTCAGTTTTTGTTGTATCAGTACACCGAACTCGTCGGCAGTCATACCCCTTTCTTTACGATCTTTAAGGCTGACCGTAAGCTCAGCCCTGTTCGCATTATTACCGGTACCCACGACACCGCCGCTTACAAAACCGATACTGGAAAAGACTTTCTCCACTTCCGGCCGGGCCATAACTATTTTTTCCACCTGCTGGGTGACCATATTGGTCTGGTAGATGGAGGCCGCCGGTTCAAGTTCCAGGTTAAGCAATAATTCGCCCTGATCACTCACAGGGATAAAGGAAGCGCCGATAAAACCTTTGCCGACCAGCATGAGCGACCCAATGATGAGCAAGATTACCATGGACAGCAACCAGCGTTTTTTGTATAATACGACTTCCAGTAATTTACCGTACTTTTCTTTTAACACATCAATTATATGTTCAAAGCCCAGGTTCAGGCGGCCCCAAAGCGTCTCTTTTGTCAGGTGCTCCAGCCTGCCGAAACGGCTGGCCAACATGGGAGTTACCGTAAAAGACACAAACAAACTCATCAGTGTGGAGAATACGACAACCAGAGAAAACTCCCGCAAAATCGAACCGATCATACCACCGGACAATGCCAGGGGCAGGAAAACAACAACATCCACCAGCGTAATCGCCATGGCTGTAAAACCGATCTCGTTACGGCCATCCAGCGCCGCCTTACGGCGATCAGATCCCATTTCCAGGTGCCGGTAGATATTCTCCAGCACCACAATGGAATCATCGACCAGGATGCCAACGACCAGTGACATGGCCATCAGGGTCATCAGGTTAAGTGAAAAACCAAGGCAATACATTGCAATAAAGGTTGGTATAATAGAAGAGGGCAGCGCGACCATTACGAACATGGAACTGCGGAAACTATGCAGGAAGGCTAACATGACCACCCCTACGATCACAACCGCAATCCCAAGGTCTTCCATTACCGCGTCCGCCGAGCGAAGCGTATAGGTGGATTGGTCGCTTGAAACCGTAAAACGAATGCCTTGTGCCTTATATTGGCTTTCCAGTCGGCTGAACATCGCTTTTACACCTTTACTAACGTTTACCGCATTAGCGTCGGTTTGTTTGATCACCTGTACACCAACGGATGGCAAACCATTGATGTGATTGATAGCCGTCACTTTTGCCGTCGCATCAACCACCTCGGCAATGTCTTTCAGGTAGATGCTACCGCCGCCTGGCTGTTGTTTGATGATGAGCTTACTGATCTGACCTACAGAGGCCACGTTAGCATCGAACTGGATGGAAACCTGCTGGTTTTGGGTTTCTATCCGGCCTGCAGGAAAAGACCTGTTTGCGTTATTAATCGCTTCGCTTACCTGGGTAATATCCAATCCATACGCCCGTAGCTTTCCCTGATCGATGTTGACCTGGATCTCCCTTTCGTCGCCGCCGATGATATTGATTTGCCCCACACCGCTAACATTCTGAAGCAGGGGGCGAAAGTCCTGATCAACCAGGTCATACAGTGCTTTTGGCGCAAGCGTTGACGTTACTCCTGCCCGAATAACGGGTGTTTCCTCCAGGTTGATCTTGTTAACTATTGGACGGTCGATATTATCAGGCAGGTCATTTTGTGCCTGGTCAGCCTTACGTTGTATTTCACGTTCAGCCTGATCCACATCTGTCCCGCCTTTTAGCTGTACTGCGATCTGGGATACGCCCTCCTGTGAAGTTGAACTGATCTTATCCAGGCCTTCTACAGAAGCGAAGGCATCTTCCAGTTTTTTAGTAACGGATGTTTCTACCTCCGAAGCAGAAGCGCCGGGATAGACCGTACTTACAGATACAGTTGCGACCTCAATGTTTGGTAGGAGCTTGTAATTGAGCTTAGAATAGCTTAACGCGCCAAACAGGAAAAGTACGGTAAAAATGACGATGATGAATAAGGGCCGTTTAACGGCAATCTCTGCTATTGACATGTACCGGTGTATTAGTTTGTAAAATGGATCTTGTGATCTTTATTTTCAGATAGATTTGCAGGACGATTACCAACAGCAGGATTATACCAACAATAATAGTTTGCCGGGATGGCCTGCCTTGCTGATCATTCGCCGTCACGCCGTTACTTATTTGGAAATGCTTACCGGCGTACCATCCTTCAGGTTGATCTGACCCGATGTGACTACCTGATCTCCGGCCTTCAAGCCGCTGATCACAGCGATCTCGCCGACCGTTTCTATCCCTGTTTGAATGCTTCTTTGCCTGGCCAAACCATTTTCAACCACATAAACGGTCGCATTTTTAATGCTTGCCGTCAGTGCCTCACGTGGAATGACCAGCATGCGCTGAGACGTTTTGCCGGAGAAGTCGGCATAAACAAATGTTCCGGAACGCAATAAGATTTTCTGCGGATTATCGAACTGTATTTCCACCGGGTAATTATGTGTCTGGTCTGCCTGCGGACTGATAAAAGTGA
It encodes the following:
- a CDS encoding alcohol dehydrogenase encodes the protein MEITAAVVKAQGSEFELTKVILDQPKSDEVLVRIVATGICHTDMVARDFVMGSPNFPVILGHEGSGVIESIGEDVHHLNVGDHVVLTYGYCGECEICRSGTPAYCYEFFPRNFSGARMDGSHNHHYPDGKVLNDNFFSQSSFATYAIAHKNNVIAVPKDAPLEILGPLGCGIQTGAGAVINSLKVKIGSSIVITGTGAVGLAALMAAKASSATVIIAVDINEERLNFSKEFGATHTINSLTEDVSKRILEILPNGVQYGIDTTGRNEVINNVLSSLAPLGEMVCIGVARKPLELETNIFLTKGYKIRWINQGDSVPQEFIPKLIHMYQLGQFPFDKLIKTYAFQDINEAVEDSEKGRTIKSVLLIGEYKQ
- a CDS encoding NADPH-dependent FMN reductase produces the protein MSKTIGILAGSLRKESFSKKLANAVLNMAPEGFKFKVISLADLPIYNQDFDDDNEVPQAIVAYREEMASVDGVILITPEYNRSVPAVLKNALDVGSRPYGKSVWDAKPAAVFSNSPGNLSAFGANHHLRQSLVFLNVPTMQQPEVYLPKVNELFDDDGVIKDGSTKDFLQKAVDAYIIWFQKNS
- a CDS encoding dioxygenase (seems to be involved in biofilm formation; in asymptomatic bacteriuria E. coli strains 83972 and VR50, the ygiD gene is upregulated during biofilm formation in urine); translated protein: MPMLFIGHGHPMNALWDNDFTQTLTKLGKNMDKPSAVLVISAHWETIGTYVSVNPKPRTIHDFGGFSKELFDVRYEPMGHPELARELKSMVSITDVIEDHDMGLDHGAWTVLKFIWPDADVPVFEMSMDYSKPAAFHYQLGKQFKELRRKGVLILCSGNIVHNLRMIDWRDIDAKPYDWNLEFDQFVKNQLENRSFEALINYEKAGAAARLSIPTNDHYMPLMYALGLIDKNESIKHIYEGYQFGSLSMRCFQAG
- a CDS encoding polyketide cyclase; its protein translation is MKTLSKATVILLLIVSTMGLGVKAQSKQEIAKMQQQLKQLTAADKLVQQHLKTFDTLDYTVFSGQQWARFHESHGKDIKVYWPDGHITTGLAKHVDDMKALFVYAPDTRIKQHPIRFGSGNFTAVTGVFEGTFTKPMPVGNGKFIQPTGKKFNIPMATIGIWKDGVMTEEHLFWDNKAYLDQIGLGK
- a CDS encoding acriflavin resistance protein: MSIAEIAVKRPLFIIVIFTVLFLFGALSYSKLNYKLLPNIEVATVSVSTVYPGASASEVETSVTKKLEDAFASVEGLDKISSTSQEGVSQIAVQLKGGTDVDQAEREIQRKADQAQNDLPDNIDRPIVNKINLEETPVIRAGVTSTLAPKALYDLVDQDFRPLLQNVSGVGQINIIGGDEREIQVNIDQGKLRAYGLDITQVSEAINNANRSFPAGRIETQNQQVSIQFDANVASVGQISKLIIKQQPGGGSIYLKDIAEVVDATAKVTAINHINGLPSVGVQVIKQTDANAVNVSKGVKAMFSRLESQYKAQGIRFTVSSDQSTYTLRSADAVMEDLGIAVVIVGVVMLAFLHSFRSSMFVMVALPSSIIPTFIAMYCLGFSLNLMTLMAMSLVVGILVDDSIVVLENIYRHLEMGSDRRKAALDGRNEIGFTAMAITLVDVVVFLPLALSGGMIGSILREFSLVVVFSTLMSLFVSFTVTPMLASRFGRLEHLTKETLWGRLNLGFEHIIDVLKEKYGKLLEVVLYKKRWLLSMVILLIIGSLMLVGKGFIGASFIPVSDQGELLLNLELEPAASIYQTNMVTQQVEKIVMARPEVEKVFSSIGFVSGGVVGTGNNANRAELTVSLKDRKERGMTADEFGVLIQQKLSAAIPGVKITASSTSITGNASSAPIQIAIKGVDRQAVRSVAERYRSLVTAIPGTKFVQLSVKDQKPQVDVKLNRDKMTLLGINASQVGGSLQNAFSGNSQGKFKQSGNEYDILISLDRNDRSNINDVRNLPFINSDGKAFVLSQFAEVSDGLGESVLQRSDRMGSITVNANVAGRPTGTVASEIKLKAAKIKLPEGITVEYLGDVKNQADAFGSLGLALIIGIVLVYLIMVALYESVIYPFVVLFSIPVALIGALLALALAMETLNIFSIIGLIMLLGLVSKNAILIVDFTNQLKDLDGYSAKEALIEAGKERLRPILMTTLAMILGMLPIAIATGAGSEIKNGMAWVIIGGLTSSMILTLFVVPVMYLIIDQLAMKFRKKQTI